A single window of Bombus affinis isolate iyBomAffi1 chromosome 15, iyBomAffi1.2, whole genome shotgun sequence DNA harbors:
- the LOC126924659 gene encoding transient receptor potential cation channel trpm isoform X2, translating into MQFYVDMIDKTKSCRMVTERSWIEATFQKRECSKFIPSADDEHKFMQVKGDKNAEYDVITTSRCCCGYSYTHHCRAGIDVQSYTPSNTKEEDREQWSPGKNTRPFPTDAYGTIEFQGGPHPTKAQYVRLAYDTRPEPIVQLLCREWNLGLPKLLITVHGGRSNFELQPTLKKVLRKGLLKAAKTTGAWIFTGGTNTGVTRQVGDALLLERSQRQGRVVSIGIAPWGILDKSHELVGRGGEVPYECLSSPWSKYAVLNNRHAYFLLVDNGTGGRYGAEIVLRRRLEKYISNLKLQPYTHSSIPVVALVIEGGTNTIRSVLEYVTDVPPVPVVVCDGSGRAADLIAFMHKYASEGDGENGENEGPLESMRGHLLDTIKRTFKVSSEQASQLYSELLQCTRKKHLITVFRISQERPQELDQTILTALFKSKQLSPAEQLSLSLIWNRVDIARCEIFVYGQNWPPGALEQAMMQALQHDRIDFVKLLLENGVSMRKFLSIPRLEELYNTKEGPSNTLGYILRDVRPNIPRGYMYTLHDIGLVINKLMGGAYRSQYTRRRFRMIYTKVMKRSGAHPQHMHRNSCVMSSTSRYYSGSGSKQDSLTMSLLAETLPANRDTPLFDYPFNELLIWAVLTKRQQMALLMWQHGEEALAKALVALKLYKAMAHEAAEDDLETEVYDELRSYGKEFENIALELLDYCYRQDDDQTKQLLTSELQNWSGQTCLSLAVTANHRPLLAHPCSQIILADLWMGGLRTRKNTNLKVVLGLVCPFYIMCLEFKSREELQLMPQTQEEHLISLEDEKEDSDSEHGIPTGPDVEKRQRRSLSVRNKSSSQQGAKLSSRKTSIYSISESVPALISNEHTTAIKETIVQENGKVLTDNDDGIHRTYGINSDYYDIKNSRPLRLRKKLYEFYTAPITKFWANAIAYIIFLVLFSYSILIHMDDRPSLAEIYAIAYICTLGCEKVREIATSEPATLSHKFSVWAWNMWNPCDAAAIIFFQIGLALRLRHSTLDIGRVIYCVDSIYWYLRILNILGVNKYFGPLVTMMGKMVKNMTYFVVLLIVVLMSFGVTRQAILNPNAEPKLRIIRDIFMEPYFMLYGEVYADNIDPDCGDEPGMIPCLPGRWITPTVMSIYLLIANILLINLLIAVFNNIFNEVNAVAHQVWMFQRFTVVMEYEQKPVLPPPLIVVCHIYLVVKYLLRYVTQGKANTGETYDNGLKLFLEADDMERLYDFEEDCVEGYFREQELKLQMSTEERVKITTERVENMHSKIEDIDKKENTQNASLQAVEFRMRKLEELNEQILAHLGVIHRFMATHMPNMEGLSSFDIDGRQRRVSERSEVLSETDSHTQLPAIAIKRKRLVRSMTDGTFLNLGPSIDDDVLKHSETAISRENLSRNESSISGDGHTVQDDIKTITSQETEASKVDGEGEILKKDSHFDSRELSREPSREPSGEPSSKEPSTEPSRQTSREISRETSREATSKEPSREASSEAPASEPIPRQDSTERPIRQNSRTRSESDDVTIFPPSNISRGVTWAEPRVAVIPSSSTSSTQRSILLAMHAEYTSITDELESYCGLLSPPRTPPISPPPSRARNLSEMSNPEMAWQIENEHLRDAEECDYQQMEDLIQRRYIADDEEPLHTDEATLFISNEHRHQLRRASAIDEESRRPPPTICVTREIEQTLSRPPIRDSESSDPNDKNLSTVPAPASETMC; encoded by the exons ATGCAGTTCTATGTAGATATGATAGACAAAACCAAAAGTTGTCGTATG gTAACTGAACGCAGTTGGATAGAGGCAACTTTTCAAAAAAGAGAATGTTCAAAATTTATTCCAAGTGCTGATGATGAACACAA GTTTATGCAAGTAAAGGGAGATAAGAATGCAGAGTATGATGTGATCACCACTTCCAG ATGTTGTTGTGGATATTCTTATACTCATCACTGCAGAGCTGGTATAGATGTTCAAAGTTACACTCCTAGTAATACCAAAGAAGAAGATCGAGAACAATGGTCTCCTGGAAAAAATACACGTCCATTTCCTACTGATGCATATGGTACCATTGAATTTCAAGGAGGACCTCATCCAACTAAAGCTcaa TATGTGAGACTTGCTTATGACACAAGGCCAGAACCGATAGTACAATTGTTGTGTCGAGAATGGAATCTGGGATTACCTAAGCTACTAATAACTGTGCATGGTGGTCGATCTAATTTCGAACTGCAGCCAACTTTGAAAAAAGTTCTAAGGAAAGGTTTGCTGAAGGCTGCAAAGACAACTGGTGCATGGATATTCACAGGTGGAACTAATACAG GTGTAACAAGACAAGTAGGAGATGCCCTGCTACTAGAAAGATCTCAAAGACAAGGTCGGGTTGTAAGTATCGGCATAGCACCATGGGGAATTTTAGACAAAAGTCATGAACTTGTAGGCCGTGGAGGTGAAGTACCTTATGAATGTCTTTCATCTCCGTG GTCTAAATATGCAGTTTTAAACAATCGTCATGCATATTTTTTATTGGTGGATAACGGTACCGGCGGTCGATATGGTGCAGAAATTGTGCTGCGTAGAAgattggaaaaatatatttctaatcTAAAATTACAGCCAT ACACACACAGTAGCATTCCTGTCGTGGCATTGGTAATTGAAGGAGGAACAAATACGATTCGATCAGTTTTAGAGTATGTTACAGACGTTCCTCCTGTTCCTGTAGTAGTCTGCGATGGATCAGGTCGTGCAGCTGATCTCATCGCTTTTATGCATAA atACGCGTCTGAAGGAGATGGAGAGAATGGAGAGAATGAGGGACCATTAGAAAGTATGAGAGGACATCTTTTAGATACTATCAAACGCACTTTCAAAGTATCCTCTGAACAGGCATCACAACTGTACTCTGAACTTTTACAATGTACCCGTAAGAAACATTTG ATAACAGTATTTAGAATAAGTCAAGAGCGGCCACAGGAACTTGACCAAACGATTCTGACAGCTCTGTTCAAGTCCAAGCAATTATCCCCTGCTGAGCAGCTATCGTTATCTTTAATTTGGAatagagtggacatagcgcgtTGTGAAATATTTGTGTATGGTCAAAATTGGCCACCAGGTGCTCTGGAACAGGCAATGATGCAAGCTTTGCAACACGATCGAATTGACTTCGTGAAACTTCTCTTAGAAAATGGAGTCTCTATGCGTAAATTCTTGTCTATACCTCGCCTTGAGGAATTGTACAATACC AAAGAAGGCCCTTCGAACACACTGGGCTACATTCTCCGCGACGTTCGACCAAATATTCCACGGGGTTACATGTACACACTGCACGATATCGGCctcgtaataaataaattaatgggTGGCGCATATCGGTCGCAGTATACACGCAGAAGATTCCGTATGATCTATACCAAAGTGATGAAGAGATCTGGGGCACATCCTCAACATATGCATCGAAATAGCTGCGTCATGAGTAGCACTAGTCGTTACTATTCGGGATCTGGTAGTAAACAGGATAGTTTAACAATGAGTTTGCTCGCTGAAACTTTACCAGCTAATCGAGACACGCCGCTTTTTGATTATCCTTTCAATGAGTTGCTTATATGGGCTGTGTTAACTAAACGACAGCAAATGGCACTATTAATGTGGCAACATGGGGAAGAAGCTTTAGCAAAAGCACTCGTTGCTCTTAAATTGTATAAGGCTATGGCGCATGAAGCTGCTGAGGATGATCTTGAAACAGAAGTTTATGACGAATTGCGGAGTTATGGGaaagaatttgaaaatattg CCTTGGAATTGTTAGATTATTGTTATCGTCAAGATGACGATCAAACGAAACAGCTATTGACTTCTGAACTTCAAAATTGGTCTGGTCAAACATGTCTTTCATTGGCAGTCACGGCTAATCATCGACCACTTTTAGCACACCCTTGTAGCCAAATTATTTTAGCTGATTTATGGATGGGAGGTCTTCGTACGAGAAAGAATACGAATTTAAAG GTCGTACTTGGGTTAGTTTGTCCATTTTATATAATGTGTTTGGAATTTAAAAGTCGCGAGGAACTGCAGCTGATGCCACAAACTCAGGAAGAACATTTGATCTCTCTTGAAGATGAGAAAGAAGATAGTGATTCAGAGCATGGTATACCAACAGGTCCAGATGTTGAG AAACGTCAGCGCAGGAGCCTGAGCGTACGCAACAAATCCAGCAGCCAACAAGGCGCTAAG TTATCATCAAGGAAAACTTCTATTTATTCAATATCGGAATCCGTACCG GCTTTAATCAGCAACGAACACACTACTGCCATCAAGGAGACAATTGTACAAGAAAATGGTAAAGTACTGACAGATAACGATGATGGAATTCATCGTACATATGGTATAAACTCTGACTACTATGACATCAAGAACAGCAGGCCATTGAGATTGAGGAAAAAATTGTATGAATTTTATACAGCTCCCATCACAAAATTTTGGGCTAATGCT atagcatACATTATTTTCTTGGTTCTCTTCTCATACTCCATTCTCATACATATGGATGATCGTCCATCATTAGCAGAGATTTATGCCATTGCATATATTTGTACATTAGGATGTGAAAAAGTACGAGAAATAGCAACATCTGAACCAGCTACTCTTTCACATAAATTTAGTGTTTGGGCATGGAATATGTGGAATCCTTGTGATGCAGCTGCCattattttttttcaaattggttTAGCTTTACGCTTGAGACACTCAACTCTCGATATTGGTCGTGTCATCTATTGCGTTGATTCCATTTATTGGTACTTAAGGATATTGAATATTCTTGGCGTAAATAAGTACTTTG GTCCTTTAGTTACAATGATGGGAAAAATGGTGAAAAATATGACATACTTTGTGGTACTTTTAATAGTGGTATTAATGAGTTTTGGAGTCACTCGACAGGCAATTTTGAACCCTAATGCTGAACCGAAATTGAGGATTATTCGTGAT atatttatggaaccatattttatgttatatggAGAGGTATATGCCGACAACATAGATCCAGATTGCGGAGACGAACCAGGAATGATTCCATGTTTACCAGGCCGGTGGATCACACCTACTGTAATGTCCATTTATCTTTTAATTGCAAACatattgttaataaatcttTTGATTGCCGTAttcaataatattttcaatGAAGTAAACGCGGTGGCGCACCAAGTTTGGATGTTCCAACGTTTTACTGTTGTTATGGAGTATGAACAGAAACCTGTTTTACCTCCTCCGCTCATTGTAGTTTGTCATATATATCTGGTGGTGAAATATTTGCTGCGATATGTAACACAAGGGAAAGCAAACACTGGTGAAACCTACGACAATGGACTGAAGTTGTTCTTAGAGGCAGACGACATGGAGCGCCTCTATGATTTTGAAGAGGATTGTGTTGAAGGATACTTCCGTGAGCAAGAGTTGAAATTGCAAATGTCTACAGAGGAACGTGTTAAAATTACCACAGAAAGAGTGGAGAATATGCATTCGAAGATCGAAGACATTGACAAGAAAGAGAATACTCAAAATGCATCTCTTCAA GCAGTGGAGTTTCGTATGCGCAAATTGGAAGAATTAAATGAACAGATTTTGGCACACCTAGGAGTTATACACCGATTCATGGCTACTCACATGCCCAACATGGAAGGCTTATCTAGTTTTGATATAGACGGTCGCCAGCGTAGGGTATCAGAACGCTCAGAAGTTCTGTCAGAAACAGATTCTCATACCCAACTACCAGCCATTGCGATTAAACGTAAGAGATTGGTCCGATCGATGACCGATGGCACTTTCCTTAACCTAGGCCCATCAATAGATGACGATGTGCTGAAACATTCAGAAACTGCTATATCTCGCGAGAACCTCAGTAGGAACGAGTCTTCTATAAGTGGAGATGGACACACTGTTCAAGATGACATAAAGACAATCACAAGTCAGGAAACCGAAGCGAGCAAAGTAGATGGTGAAGGAGAGATCCTAAAGAAGGATTCGCATTTTGACAGCAGAGAGCTAAGCAGAGAGCCAAGCAGAGAACCAAGTGGAGAGCCAAGTAGCAAAGAACCAAGTACGGAACCAAGTAGACAAACGAGTAGAGAAATAAGTAGAGAAACAAGCAGAGAAGCTACAAGCAAAGAACCGAGCAGAGAAGCCAGCAGCGAAGCGCCAGCTTCGGAACCTATTCCTAGGCAAGATTCTACAGAACGACCTATTAGACAAAATAGTAGAACACGTTCAGAGTCAGATGATGTAACGATTTTTCCACCGTCGAACATATCAAGAGGAGTAACGTGGGCTGAGCCACGTGTTGCAGTCATTCCATCGTCTTCAACAAGTAGTACGCAGAGGTCTATCCTATTAGCCATGCATGCCGAATATACAAGCATAACGGACGAGCTGGAGAGCTACTGTGGCCTTCTAAGTCCACCTCGAACACCGCCAATTTCTCCACCACCTTCGAGAGCTAGAAACTTATCCGAAATGTCTAACCCTGAGATGGCTTGGCAAATTGAGAATGAACATCTACGTGATGCTGAGGAGTGCGATTACCAACAGATGGAAGATTTAATACAGAGGAGGTACATCGCAGATGACGAGGAGCCTTTGCATACTGACGAAGCTACCCTGTTCATATCGAACGAACACAGGCATCAACTTCGAAGAGCTTCTGCCATCGATGAAGAGTCTCGAAGGCCTCCACCTACAATTTGCGTGACCAGGGAGATCGAGCAAACGCTTTCAAGGCCACCGATCCGGGACTCAGAAAGCTCAGATCCTAACGACAAGAATCTGAGTACGGTACCTGCCCCAGCGTCAGAGACCATGTGCTAA
- the LOC126924659 gene encoding transient receptor potential cation channel trpm isoform X6 — translation MHIRIKMAMGSIICGASTPKMKRKKAKVTERSWIEATFQKRECSKFIPSADDEHKCCCGYSYTHHCRAGIDVQSYTPSNTKEEDREQWSPGKNTRPFPTDAYGTIEFQGGPHPTKAQYVRLAYDTRPEPIVQLLCREWNLGLPKLLITVHGGRSNFELQPTLKKVLRKGLLKAAKTTGAWIFTGGTNTGVTRQVGDALLLERSQRQGRVVSIGIAPWGILDKSHELVGRGGEVPYECLSSPWSKYAVLNNRHAYFLLVDNGTGGRYGAEIVLRRRLEKYISNLKLQPYTHSSIPVVALVIEGGTNTIRSVLEYVTDVPPVPVVVCDGSGRAADLIAFMHKYASEGDGENGENEGPLESMRGHLLDTIKRTFKVSSEQASQLYSELLQCTRKKHLITVFRISQERPQELDQTILTALFKSKQLSPAEQLSLSLIWNRVDIARCEIFVYGQNWPPGALEQAMMQALQHDRIDFVKLLLENGVSMRKFLSIPRLEELYNTKEGPSNTLGYILRDVRPNIPRGYMYTLHDIGLVINKLMGGAYRSQYTRRRFRMIYTKVMKRSGAHPQHMHRNSCVMSSTSRYYSGSGSKQDSLTMSLLAETLPANRDTPLFDYPFNELLIWAVLTKRQQMALLMWQHGEEALAKALVALKLYKAMAHEAAEDDLETEVYDELRSYGKEFENIALELLDYCYRQDDDQTKQLLTSELQNWSGQTCLSLAVTANHRPLLAHPCSQIILADLWMGGLRTRKNTNLKVVLGLVCPFYIMCLEFKSREELQLMPQTQEEHLISLEDEKEDSDSEHGIPTGPDVEKRQRRSLSVRNKSSSQQGAKALISNEHTTAIKETIVQENGKVLTDNDDGIHRTYGINSDYYDIKNSRPLRLRKKLYEFYTAPITKFWANAIAYIIFLVLFSYSILIHMDDRPSLAEIYAIAYICTLGCEKVREIATSEPATLSHKFSVWAWNMWNPCDAAAIIFFQIGLALRLRHSTLDIGRVIYCVDSIYWYLRILNILGVNKYFGPLVTMMGKMVKNMTYFVVLLIVVLMSFGVTRQAILNPNAEPKLRIIRDIFMEPYFMLYGEVYADNIDPDCGDEPGMIPCLPGRWITPTVMSIYLLIANILLINLLIAVFNNIFNEVNAVAHQVWMFQRFTVVMEYEQKPVLPPPLIVVCHIYLVVKYLLRYVTQGKANTGETYDNGLKLFLEADDMERLYDFEEDCVEGYFREQELKLQMSTEERVKITTERVENMHSKIEDIDKKENTQNASLQAVEFRMRKLEELNEQILAHLGVIHRFMATHMPNMEGLSSFDIDGRQRRVSERSEVLSETDSHTQLPAIAIKRKRLVRSMTDGTFLNLGPSIDDDVLKHSETAISRENLSRNESSISGDGHTVQDDIKTITSQETEASKVDGEGEILKKDSHFDSRELSREPSREPSGEPSSKEPSTEPSRQTSREISRETSREATSKEPSREASSEAPASEPIPRQDSTERPIRQNSRTRSESDDVTIFPPSNISRGVTWAEPRVAVIPSSSTSSTQRSILLAMHAEYTSITDELESYCGLLSPPRTPPISPPPSRARNLSEMSNPEMAWQIENEHLRDAEECDYQQMEDLIQRRYIADDEEPLHTDEATLFISNEHRHQLRRASAIDEESRRPPPTICVTREIEQTLSRPPIRDSESSDPNDKNLSTVPAPASETMC, via the exons ATGCATATACGTATCAAGATGGCAATGGGAAGTATTATTTGTGGAGCCAGCACTCCTAAAATGAAGAGAAAAAAGGCAAAG gTAACTGAACGCAGTTGGATAGAGGCAACTTTTCAAAAAAGAGAATGTTCAAAATTTATTCCAAGTGCTGATGATGAACACAA ATGTTGTTGTGGATATTCTTATACTCATCACTGCAGAGCTGGTATAGATGTTCAAAGTTACACTCCTAGTAATACCAAAGAAGAAGATCGAGAACAATGGTCTCCTGGAAAAAATACACGTCCATTTCCTACTGATGCATATGGTACCATTGAATTTCAAGGAGGACCTCATCCAACTAAAGCTcaa TATGTGAGACTTGCTTATGACACAAGGCCAGAACCGATAGTACAATTGTTGTGTCGAGAATGGAATCTGGGATTACCTAAGCTACTAATAACTGTGCATGGTGGTCGATCTAATTTCGAACTGCAGCCAACTTTGAAAAAAGTTCTAAGGAAAGGTTTGCTGAAGGCTGCAAAGACAACTGGTGCATGGATATTCACAGGTGGAACTAATACAG GTGTAACAAGACAAGTAGGAGATGCCCTGCTACTAGAAAGATCTCAAAGACAAGGTCGGGTTGTAAGTATCGGCATAGCACCATGGGGAATTTTAGACAAAAGTCATGAACTTGTAGGCCGTGGAGGTGAAGTACCTTATGAATGTCTTTCATCTCCGTG GTCTAAATATGCAGTTTTAAACAATCGTCATGCATATTTTTTATTGGTGGATAACGGTACCGGCGGTCGATATGGTGCAGAAATTGTGCTGCGTAGAAgattggaaaaatatatttctaatcTAAAATTACAGCCAT ACACACACAGTAGCATTCCTGTCGTGGCATTGGTAATTGAAGGAGGAACAAATACGATTCGATCAGTTTTAGAGTATGTTACAGACGTTCCTCCTGTTCCTGTAGTAGTCTGCGATGGATCAGGTCGTGCAGCTGATCTCATCGCTTTTATGCATAA atACGCGTCTGAAGGAGATGGAGAGAATGGAGAGAATGAGGGACCATTAGAAAGTATGAGAGGACATCTTTTAGATACTATCAAACGCACTTTCAAAGTATCCTCTGAACAGGCATCACAACTGTACTCTGAACTTTTACAATGTACCCGTAAGAAACATTTG ATAACAGTATTTAGAATAAGTCAAGAGCGGCCACAGGAACTTGACCAAACGATTCTGACAGCTCTGTTCAAGTCCAAGCAATTATCCCCTGCTGAGCAGCTATCGTTATCTTTAATTTGGAatagagtggacatagcgcgtTGTGAAATATTTGTGTATGGTCAAAATTGGCCACCAGGTGCTCTGGAACAGGCAATGATGCAAGCTTTGCAACACGATCGAATTGACTTCGTGAAACTTCTCTTAGAAAATGGAGTCTCTATGCGTAAATTCTTGTCTATACCTCGCCTTGAGGAATTGTACAATACC AAAGAAGGCCCTTCGAACACACTGGGCTACATTCTCCGCGACGTTCGACCAAATATTCCACGGGGTTACATGTACACACTGCACGATATCGGCctcgtaataaataaattaatgggTGGCGCATATCGGTCGCAGTATACACGCAGAAGATTCCGTATGATCTATACCAAAGTGATGAAGAGATCTGGGGCACATCCTCAACATATGCATCGAAATAGCTGCGTCATGAGTAGCACTAGTCGTTACTATTCGGGATCTGGTAGTAAACAGGATAGTTTAACAATGAGTTTGCTCGCTGAAACTTTACCAGCTAATCGAGACACGCCGCTTTTTGATTATCCTTTCAATGAGTTGCTTATATGGGCTGTGTTAACTAAACGACAGCAAATGGCACTATTAATGTGGCAACATGGGGAAGAAGCTTTAGCAAAAGCACTCGTTGCTCTTAAATTGTATAAGGCTATGGCGCATGAAGCTGCTGAGGATGATCTTGAAACAGAAGTTTATGACGAATTGCGGAGTTATGGGaaagaatttgaaaatattg CCTTGGAATTGTTAGATTATTGTTATCGTCAAGATGACGATCAAACGAAACAGCTATTGACTTCTGAACTTCAAAATTGGTCTGGTCAAACATGTCTTTCATTGGCAGTCACGGCTAATCATCGACCACTTTTAGCACACCCTTGTAGCCAAATTATTTTAGCTGATTTATGGATGGGAGGTCTTCGTACGAGAAAGAATACGAATTTAAAG GTCGTACTTGGGTTAGTTTGTCCATTTTATATAATGTGTTTGGAATTTAAAAGTCGCGAGGAACTGCAGCTGATGCCACAAACTCAGGAAGAACATTTGATCTCTCTTGAAGATGAGAAAGAAGATAGTGATTCAGAGCATGGTATACCAACAGGTCCAGATGTTGAG AAACGTCAGCGCAGGAGCCTGAGCGTACGCAACAAATCCAGCAGCCAACAAGGCGCTAAG GCTTTAATCAGCAACGAACACACTACTGCCATCAAGGAGACAATTGTACAAGAAAATGGTAAAGTACTGACAGATAACGATGATGGAATTCATCGTACATATGGTATAAACTCTGACTACTATGACATCAAGAACAGCAGGCCATTGAGATTGAGGAAAAAATTGTATGAATTTTATACAGCTCCCATCACAAAATTTTGGGCTAATGCT atagcatACATTATTTTCTTGGTTCTCTTCTCATACTCCATTCTCATACATATGGATGATCGTCCATCATTAGCAGAGATTTATGCCATTGCATATATTTGTACATTAGGATGTGAAAAAGTACGAGAAATAGCAACATCTGAACCAGCTACTCTTTCACATAAATTTAGTGTTTGGGCATGGAATATGTGGAATCCTTGTGATGCAGCTGCCattattttttttcaaattggttTAGCTTTACGCTTGAGACACTCAACTCTCGATATTGGTCGTGTCATCTATTGCGTTGATTCCATTTATTGGTACTTAAGGATATTGAATATTCTTGGCGTAAATAAGTACTTTG GTCCTTTAGTTACAATGATGGGAAAAATGGTGAAAAATATGACATACTTTGTGGTACTTTTAATAGTGGTATTAATGAGTTTTGGAGTCACTCGACAGGCAATTTTGAACCCTAATGCTGAACCGAAATTGAGGATTATTCGTGAT atatttatggaaccatattttatgttatatggAGAGGTATATGCCGACAACATAGATCCAGATTGCGGAGACGAACCAGGAATGATTCCATGTTTACCAGGCCGGTGGATCACACCTACTGTAATGTCCATTTATCTTTTAATTGCAAACatattgttaataaatcttTTGATTGCCGTAttcaataatattttcaatGAAGTAAACGCGGTGGCGCACCAAGTTTGGATGTTCCAACGTTTTACTGTTGTTATGGAGTATGAACAGAAACCTGTTTTACCTCCTCCGCTCATTGTAGTTTGTCATATATATCTGGTGGTGAAATATTTGCTGCGATATGTAACACAAGGGAAAGCAAACACTGGTGAAACCTACGACAATGGACTGAAGTTGTTCTTAGAGGCAGACGACATGGAGCGCCTCTATGATTTTGAAGAGGATTGTGTTGAAGGATACTTCCGTGAGCAAGAGTTGAAATTGCAAATGTCTACAGAGGAACGTGTTAAAATTACCACAGAAAGAGTGGAGAATATGCATTCGAAGATCGAAGACATTGACAAGAAAGAGAATACTCAAAATGCATCTCTTCAA GCAGTGGAGTTTCGTATGCGCAAATTGGAAGAATTAAATGAACAGATTTTGGCACACCTAGGAGTTATACACCGATTCATGGCTACTCACATGCCCAACATGGAAGGCTTATCTAGTTTTGATATAGACGGTCGCCAGCGTAGGGTATCAGAACGCTCAGAAGTTCTGTCAGAAACAGATTCTCATACCCAACTACCAGCCATTGCGATTAAACGTAAGAGATTGGTCCGATCGATGACCGATGGCACTTTCCTTAACCTAGGCCCATCAATAGATGACGATGTGCTGAAACATTCAGAAACTGCTATATCTCGCGAGAACCTCAGTAGGAACGAGTCTTCTATAAGTGGAGATGGACACACTGTTCAAGATGACATAAAGACAATCACAAGTCAGGAAACCGAAGCGAGCAAAGTAGATGGTGAAGGAGAGATCCTAAAGAAGGATTCGCATTTTGACAGCAGAGAGCTAAGCAGAGAGCCAAGCAGAGAACCAAGTGGAGAGCCAAGTAGCAAAGAACCAAGTACGGAACCAAGTAGACAAACGAGTAGAGAAATAAGTAGAGAAACAAGCAGAGAAGCTACAAGCAAAGAACCGAGCAGAGAAGCCAGCAGCGAAGCGCCAGCTTCGGAACCTATTCCTAGGCAAGATTCTACAGAACGACCTATTAGACAAAATAGTAGAACACGTTCAGAGTCAGATGATGTAACGATTTTTCCACCGTCGAACATATCAAGAGGAGTAACGTGGGCTGAGCCACGTGTTGCAGTCATTCCATCGTCTTCAACAAGTAGTACGCAGAGGTCTATCCTATTAGCCATGCATGCCGAATATACAAGCATAACGGACGAGCTGGAGAGCTACTGTGGCCTTCTAAGTCCACCTCGAACACCGCCAATTTCTCCACCACCTTCGAGAGCTAGAAACTTATCCGAAATGTCTAACCCTGAGATGGCTTGGCAAATTGAGAATGAACATCTACGTGATGCTGAGGAGTGCGATTACCAACAGATGGAAGATTTAATACAGAGGAGGTACATCGCAGATGACGAGGAGCCTTTGCATACTGACGAAGCTACCCTGTTCATATCGAACGAACACAGGCATCAACTTCGAAGAGCTTCTGCCATCGATGAAGAGTCTCGAAGGCCTCCACCTACAATTTGCGTGACCAGGGAGATCGAGCAAACGCTTTCAAGGCCACCGATCCGGGACTCAGAAAGCTCAGATCCTAACGACAAGAATCTGAGTACGGTACCTGCCCCAGCGTCAGAGACCATGTGCTAA